In Deinococcus puniceus, one genomic interval encodes:
- a CDS encoding DHCW motif cupin fold protein: protein MQLTDIPFGVTDWATVASTHHPGERGTATWRTQYFGPDGNQTRVRCVEYSPGYLADHWCSKGHVLLVLEGELLTELEDGRTFTLRAGMSYQVADAAEAHRSSTGETGAKLFIVD from the coding sequence ATGCAACTCACCGATATTCCGTTTGGCGTGACCGATTGGGCCACCGTTGCCTCCACGCACCACCCCGGCGAAAGGGGTACGGCCACGTGGCGCACACAATATTTTGGGCCGGATGGGAACCAGACGCGGGTGCGCTGCGTGGAGTACAGCCCCGGTTATCTGGCCGATCACTGGTGCAGCAAAGGCCATGTGCTGCTGGTGCTGGAAGGCGAGTTGCTGACCGAGCTTGAAGATGGCCGCACTTTTACCCTGCGCGCAGGCATGAGCTATCAGGTGGCCGACGCCGCAGAGGCCCACCGCTCCAGCACGGGGGAAACGGGCGCGAAGTTGTTCATCGTGGATTAG
- the rho gene encoding transcription termination factor Rho: MTDVQSQPALPFHELQQKILPELHLIAAEYGIENYRKLKKDALSLAIMERQADRDGQVLARGILEISADGYGFLQSDLLDPASRSVLVTAGVIKQFHLRTGDDVIGRARRPRENERYGSLIQVEAVNGLDPEAARRRPRFDDLTPTFPDIQLVLEEPGTDDGLSLRVVDLLVPIGRGQRALIVAPPKAGKTTLLKKIANSIVRNYPDVTVMVLLVDERPEEVTDFRESVQGAQVIASTFDEPPQHHVRVAEFVHERARRIVEEGGHVVILLDSITRLARANNLVTPPTGRTLSGGLDSNALHWPKRFLGAARNIREGGSLTILATALVETGSRMDDVIFEEFKGTGNAELVLSRRLEERRIFPAMDILKSGTRREELLLQPEVLKKMWLMRKVISDMDPADAMEMLLGRMGKTRNNVEFLQALAGG, encoded by the coding sequence ATGACAGACGTTCAGTCTCAGCCTGCCCTGCCGTTTCACGAGCTTCAGCAAAAGATTTTGCCCGAACTGCACCTGATTGCCGCCGAGTACGGCATAGAAAATTACCGCAAGCTGAAAAAAGATGCCCTGTCGCTGGCCATCATGGAGCGCCAGGCTGACCGCGACGGGCAGGTATTGGCACGCGGCATTCTGGAAATCAGCGCCGACGGCTACGGCTTCTTGCAGTCCGATCTGCTTGATCCGGCGTCCCGCTCCGTGCTGGTCACGGCGGGCGTGATCAAGCAGTTTCACCTGCGTACCGGGGACGACGTGATTGGCCGCGCCCGCAGGCCCCGTGAAAACGAGCGTTACGGCTCGCTGATTCAGGTGGAAGCCGTCAACGGCCTCGACCCCGAAGCCGCCCGCCGCCGCCCCCGCTTCGACGACCTCACGCCGACGTTTCCCGATATTCAGCTGGTCTTGGAAGAACCCGGCACCGACGACGGCCTGAGCCTGCGCGTCGTGGATCTGCTCGTGCCGATTGGCCGGGGCCAGCGTGCCCTGATCGTCGCGCCGCCCAAAGCAGGCAAGACCACGCTGCTGAAAAAGATCGCCAATTCCATCGTTCGAAACTACCCCGACGTGACCGTGATGGTCTTGCTGGTCGATGAGCGCCCCGAAGAAGTGACCGACTTCCGCGAAAGCGTGCAGGGCGCACAGGTGATCGCCTCTACCTTCGACGAGCCGCCGCAGCACCACGTCCGGGTGGCCGAATTCGTGCACGAACGCGCCCGCCGGATTGTCGAGGAAGGCGGCCACGTCGTCATCTTGCTCGATTCCATCACGCGCCTTGCCCGCGCCAACAACCTCGTGACGCCTCCCACCGGGCGCACCCTCTCGGGCGGTCTGGACTCCAACGCGCTGCACTGGCCCAAGCGCTTTTTAGGCGCGGCCCGCAACATCCGCGAGGGCGGCAGCCTGACCATTCTGGCCACCGCGCTCGTCGAAACCGGCTCGCGCATGGACGACGTGATCTTCGAGGAATTCAAAGGCACAGGCAACGCCGAACTTGTCCTGAGCCGCCGCCTCGAAGAACGCCGCATCTTCCCGGCCATGGACATCCTCAAATCGGGAACCCGACGCGAGGAACTGCTGCTTCAGCCTGAAGTCCTGAAAAAAATGTGGCTGATGCGCAAAGTCATCAGTGACATGGATCCTGCCGACGCGATGGAAATGCTGTTGGGGCGCATGGGCAAAACGCGCAACAACGTCGAATTCTTGCAGGCCTTGGCAGGCGGCTGA
- a CDS encoding peptidoglycan DD-metalloendopeptidase family protein: MPDRSHPFPASRAPILSALSLTLLAWLPGAADAQPLLRDPAALLVPPPAVSLKRASAAPTLLIVTDARQTSAAVARRYGVPAEAVDLLPTPEPGVRVRRVKLPAEQAAAVPVRPESVIDYTVRPGETLDLVARRHRLTLTELLGVNLERESLDDLKSGETVRIPTAETGVLVRIKPGQTALSLIAGYGADLQATAQANGVLPTELGVGDELLLPGILAEDFHEQLVERRENEEKADAEARILAQYTRFTQWKKDRERARLEEKYAKQAKYEAYLAWKTSPERQRRIAAYQRQVQFEAAEAARRTRERADQLQASQQQTAANRAAATTAASSSNIGRGEVVGRVTAGGGLGWPMRSYRITSRYAERDIPFHQQVFHGGIDLAAPTGTPIYAAAGGTVTQSGYGAYGLNVFTASGNATLVYGHMSRTAVAAGQTVSRGQLIGYVGCSGICTGPHLHFEIRLGGQTVDPLALLP, translated from the coding sequence GTGCCTGACCGTTCTCACCCTTTCCCGGCCTCTCGCGCTCCCATCCTCTCTGCCCTCAGCCTGACCCTTCTTGCGTGGCTGCCCGGCGCTGCCGACGCTCAACCCCTGCTGCGCGACCCCGCCGCGCTGCTGGTGCCTCCGCCCGCCGTGTCCCTCAAGCGGGCCTCTGCCGCCCCCACGCTCCTGATCGTCACCGACGCCCGCCAAACCTCGGCGGCGGTGGCCCGGCGCTACGGCGTGCCCGCAGAGGCCGTCGACCTGTTGCCGACACCGGAGCCGGGCGTGCGGGTGCGCCGCGTCAAACTGCCCGCCGAGCAGGCGGCAGCTGTCCCCGTGCGCCCCGAGTCGGTCATCGACTACACCGTGCGTCCCGGCGAGACCCTCGATCTGGTAGCCCGCCGCCACCGCCTGACGCTGACCGAACTGCTGGGCGTCAATCTGGAGCGCGAAAGCCTGGACGACCTGAAATCCGGCGAAACCGTGCGGATTCCCACCGCCGAAACGGGCGTCCTTGTCCGCATCAAGCCTGGTCAGACCGCCCTGTCCCTGATCGCAGGCTACGGCGCAGACTTGCAGGCCACCGCGCAGGCCAACGGCGTGCTGCCCACCGAACTGGGGGTAGGCGACGAACTGCTTCTGCCCGGCATCCTGGCCGAAGATTTTCACGAGCAACTCGTAGAACGCCGCGAGAACGAGGAAAAAGCCGACGCCGAGGCCCGGATTCTGGCCCAGTACACCCGCTTCACGCAGTGGAAAAAAGACCGCGAACGCGCCCGGCTGGAGGAAAAATACGCCAAGCAGGCCAAATACGAGGCGTACCTTGCCTGGAAGACCAGCCCGGAGCGCCAGCGCAGGATCGCCGCCTACCAGCGTCAGGTGCAATTTGAAGCGGCAGAGGCTGCCCGCCGCACCCGCGAACGGGCAGACCAATTACAAGCATCCCAGCAGCAGACCGCCGCCAACCGCGCCGCTGCCACCACCGCAGCCTCCAGCTCGAACATAGGCCGGGGGGAGGTGGTAGGCCGCGTCACAGCGGGCGGCGGTCTGGGCTGGCCTATGCGTTCCTACCGCATCACCAGCCGCTACGCCGAGCGCGATATTCCCTTCCATCAGCAGGTGTTTCACGGCGGCATCGATCTGGCCGCCCCGACTGGCACGCCCATCTACGCGGCGGCGGGCGGTACGGTGACCCAAAGCGGCTACGGCGCGTATGGCCTGAACGTGTTCACGGCCAGCGGCAATGCCACGCTGGTCTACGGCCACATGAGCCGCACTGCCGTTGCTGCGGGCCAAACCGTGTCTCGCGGCCAACTTATCGGCTACGTGGGCTGTTCCGGCATCTGCACCGGCCCGCACCTGCACTTCGAAATTCGGCTCGGCGGGCAAACGGTTGACCCACTGGCGCTGCTGCCATGA
- a CDS encoding response regulator translates to MTQPHGEDAGLHLLVVDDEAQILELLDLTLTMSGFLVTTARSGPDALALAQSRAFDVIVLDILMTPWDGFETVRQLHAALGPALPPVVFLSGLNRAAQVPDLGDALIAAYLVKPFRPSQLVEVIGQVARAARNRPSD, encoded by the coding sequence ATGACCCAGCCGCACGGGGAAGACGCGGGCCTGCACCTGTTGGTGGTGGACGATGAGGCCCAGATTCTGGAGCTGCTCGACCTGACCCTCACCATGAGCGGCTTCCTCGTGACCACCGCCCGCAGCGGCCCAGACGCCCTAGCTCTGGCCCAGTCGCGGGCCTTCGACGTGATCGTCCTCGACATCCTGATGACCCCTTGGGACGGCTTCGAAACCGTGCGCCAATTGCACGCCGCCCTCGGCCCCGCGCTGCCTCCGGTCGTGTTCCTATCGGGCCTCAACCGCGCCGCACAGGTGCCCGACCTCGGAGACGCCCTGATCGCGGCCTACCTCGTCAAGCCCTTTCGCCCGTCTCAGCTGGTCGAGGTCATCGGTCAGGTGGCCCGCGCCGCCCGAAATCGCCCCTCGGACTGA
- the pdxS gene encoding pyridoxal 5'-phosphate synthase lyase subunit PdxS: MTDSQTGTPQTGTPQIKQGFAEMFKGGVIMDVVTADQARIAEAAGATAVMALERVPADIRKDGGVARMSDPSMIKEIIGAVTIPVMAKARIGHIVEAQILQALGVDFIDESEVLTPADDQFHILKHGFKVPFVCGAKNLGEALRRIGEGASMIRTKGEAGTGNVIEAVRHARTILGEIRAIQTRPPEELMTVARDLQAPYDLIQYVHAHGKLPVVNFAAGGIATPADAALMMHLGLDGVFVGSGIFKSDNPERRAHAIVKAVTHFDNPDMLAEISENLGAPMTGINIDDLIPAERLASRGW; this comes from the coding sequence ATGACCGATTCTCAGACCGGAACCCCCCAAACTGGAACCCCACAGATCAAGCAGGGCTTTGCCGAAATGTTCAAGGGCGGCGTCATCATGGACGTGGTCACCGCCGATCAGGCCCGCATTGCCGAAGCTGCCGGAGCCACCGCCGTGATGGCCCTTGAGCGCGTGCCTGCCGACATCCGCAAAGACGGCGGCGTAGCCCGCATGAGCGACCCCTCCATGATCAAGGAAATCATCGGCGCAGTCACGATTCCCGTAATGGCCAAGGCCCGCATCGGTCATATCGTGGAAGCCCAGATCTTGCAGGCGCTCGGCGTGGACTTCATCGACGAATCCGAAGTGCTGACCCCCGCCGACGACCAGTTCCACATCCTCAAGCACGGCTTCAAAGTGCCGTTCGTCTGCGGGGCCAAGAACCTCGGAGAGGCCCTGCGCCGCATTGGAGAAGGGGCCTCCATGATCCGCACCAAGGGCGAGGCCGGAACCGGCAACGTGATCGAGGCTGTCCGGCACGCCCGCACCATTTTGGGCGAAATTCGCGCCATCCAGACCCGCCCGCCCGAAGAACTGATGACGGTGGCCCGCGATCTTCAGGCTCCCTACGACCTGATTCAGTACGTTCACGCGCACGGCAAATTGCCCGTCGTCAACTTCGCTGCGGGCGGCATCGCCACCCCCGCCGACGCCGCCCTGATGATGCACCTCGGCCTAGACGGCGTCTTCGTGGGCAGCGGCATCTTCAAGAGCGACAACCCCGAACGCCGCGCCCACGCCATCGTGAAGGCCGTGACCCACTTCGACAACCCCGACATGCTGGCCGAAATCAGCGAAAACCTCGGCGCACCCATGACTGGCATCAATATTGATGACCTGATTCCCGCCGAGCGTCTGGCTTCTCGCGGCTGGTAA
- the pdxT gene encoding pyridoxal 5'-phosphate synthase glutaminase subunit PdxT yields the protein MTQPTLGVLALQGAFREHRHRLQTLGAPVKEVRLPADLRGLSGLIIPGGESTTMARLMTDYVLWQPVRDFYARGGALWGTCAGAILLARDVQGAPPQFGVQDSLNLMDIRVRRNAFGRQVDSFTTPLAVAGLQQPFPAVFIRAPVIERVGEGVEILAEHDGQVVLARQGRLLASSFHPELTLDPRLHELFLGLVNETVLESVR from the coding sequence ATGACTCAGCCCACACTCGGCGTTCTGGCCCTGCAAGGCGCATTCCGCGAACACCGCCACCGCCTCCAAACGCTCGGCGCACCTGTGAAAGAAGTGCGCCTGCCCGCCGATCTGCGCGGCCTGTCCGGCCTGATCATTCCCGGCGGCGAAAGCACCACGATGGCCCGCCTGATGACCGATTACGTCCTCTGGCAGCCTGTCCGAGACTTTTACGCACGCGGCGGCGCACTCTGGGGCACCTGTGCCGGAGCCATTCTGTTGGCCCGTGACGTGCAGGGCGCACCGCCGCAATTCGGCGTGCAGGACAGCCTGAATCTGATGGATATTCGCGTCCGCCGCAACGCCTTTGGGCGGCAGGTGGATTCCTTCACGACGCCGCTGGCTGTGGCTGGCCTCCAGCAACCCTTTCCCGCCGTCTTTATTCGCGCCCCCGTAATTGAACGCGTGGGCGAGGGCGTAGAGATCTTGGCCGAGCATGACGGCCAAGTCGTCCTCGCCCGCCAAGGCCGCCTCCTCGCCAGTTCATTTCACCCGGAGCTGACGCTTGACCCGCGTCTACACGAGCTTTTCCTCGGTCTGGTCAACGAAACGGTCTTGGAAAGTGTCAGATAG
- a CDS encoding Gfo/Idh/MocA family protein: protein MNSVPTIAILGCGNRGADVYARHLAAQGAQVTHLIDPRPARLAEVAARHGLGAGACFADTDAFFALGRVADALVIATPDDAHVGPCLQALALGYDVLLEKPICLQESDLDLLLAAEAASAGRVTVCHVLRATAFFGAIRAVLDSGRLGRLVGIQHAENVAYWHYAHSFVRGNWHSSPPAAPFILAKSGHDLDLLRWFAGAPPLRVSSEGGLHHFRPEDAPAGATDRCVTCPVVQCPYDARAIYEGRDPAVWPVTVLTAGGVTLADALAHGPYGRCVYGGGNNVADHQAVTVTFANGVIAQLTVSAFTHNNTRTLKLLGTHGELRGQMERGELELHDFRTGEVERWAVNAAGNHGGGDVGLVAAWLAYLRREGAPPIPLAESLDSHRMAFAAERARLAGTVERV from the coding sequence ATGAATTCCGTCCCAACCATCGCCATTCTCGGCTGCGGCAATCGGGGCGCGGATGTCTACGCCCGGCATTTGGCCGCACAGGGCGCACAGGTCACCCACCTGATTGACCCCCGGCCCGCGCGGTTGGCCGAAGTCGCCGCGCGGCATGGGCTGGGTGCGGGTGCCTGTTTTGCCGATACCGACGCCTTTTTTGCACTGGGGCGGGTAGCCGATGCACTGGTGATCGCCACACCTGACGACGCGCATGTGGGGCCGTGCCTGCAAGCGCTCGCGCTCGGCTACGACGTGCTGTTGGAAAAACCCATCTGCTTGCAGGAATCCGATTTAGACCTGTTGCTGGCGGCAGAAGCGGCGTCTGCTGGACGGGTGACGGTGTGCCATGTGCTGCGGGCCACCGCCTTTTTCGGAGCAATACGGGCCGTGCTGGATTCGGGGCGACTCGGGCGCTTGGTGGGCATTCAGCATGCTGAAAACGTGGCGTACTGGCATTACGCGCATTCGTTCGTGCGCGGCAATTGGCACTCCAGCCCGCCTGCCGCGCCATTCATTCTCGCCAAAAGCGGGCACGATCTGGACTTATTGCGCTGGTTCGCGGGTGCGCCGCCGCTGCGGGTCTCCAGTGAGGGTGGGCTGCATCATTTCCGGCCCGAAGACGCTCCAGCGGGGGCCACAGACCGCTGCGTGACGTGCCCGGTGGTGCAGTGTCCCTACGATGCCCGCGCTATCTACGAGGGGCGCGACCCGGCGGTGTGGCCCGTCACGGTTCTCACGGCGGGTGGGGTCACATTGGCCGATGCTTTAGCACATGGCCCGTATGGCCGCTGCGTCTACGGCGGTGGCAACAACGTCGCAGACCATCAGGCCGTGACCGTCACATTTGCCAATGGCGTCATCGCCCAGCTCACGGTCAGCGCGTTTACGCACAACAACACGCGCACGCTGAAGCTGCTGGGCACGCACGGCGAACTGCGCGGCCAGATGGAGCGGGGCGAATTGGAGTTGCACGACTTCCGCACGGGTGAAGTGGAACGCTGGGCGGTGAACGCGGCGGGCAATCACGGCGGCGGTGACGTGGGCTTGGTGGCCGCGTGGCTCGCGTACCTACGGCGTGAAGGTGCGCCGCCTATCCCACTGGCCGAGTCGCTGGATTCGCACCGGATGGCCTTTGCGGCAGAACGGGCACGGCTGGCGGGGACAGTCGAACGGGTGTGA
- a CDS encoding dipeptide epimerase has protein sequence MHRVRAVDGLNLTWETLSWETLELHTAQPFGIARWTHSVYPRTFVSLTHEGVTGQGEAAPNAFYGETRATVEAVLPLLAGAVSDDLWDWDGLHARLTALMPFHHPSAKCALEMAVLEWCARRVELPVGRLLGLSPAPIPESSYTVSLADLPEMRRQAREAVGRGHGILKVKLGTERDEQIVEALREEAPNVALRVDANAAWTRPQAKRMLGVLDAARVEFVEQPLAAADLEGHAALRAVSHVPIVADESLHSVSDVPALAAAFDGVNLKLAKLGGPLQALHALRLARTHGLQVMMGCMIESSLGISAAAQLAGACDWADLDGALLLADDPYTGLDWQAGTVGRPTGIGWGVTRA, from the coding sequence TTGCACCGGGTTCGGGCGGTGGACGGCTTGAACCTGACTTGGGAGACCCTCTCTTGGGAAACACTGGAACTCCACACCGCGCAGCCGTTCGGCATTGCCCGCTGGACGCATTCGGTGTATCCGCGCACCTTCGTCAGCCTGACGCACGAGGGCGTGACCGGGCAGGGCGAAGCCGCACCCAACGCCTTTTACGGCGAAACGCGTGCTACGGTGGAAGCGGTGCTGCCGCTGCTGGCCGGGGCCGTTTCTGACGATTTGTGGGACTGGGACGGCCTGCATGCCCGCCTCACCGCGTTGATGCCGTTTCACCATCCGAGTGCCAAATGTGCGCTGGAAATGGCCGTACTGGAGTGGTGCGCCCGGCGGGTGGAGCTTCCGGTGGGGCGGCTGCTGGGCCTCTCCCCCGCTCCCATTCCCGAAAGCAGTTACACGGTCAGTTTGGCCGACTTGCCCGAGATGCGGCGGCAGGCGCGGGAAGCCGTAGGGCGCGGGCACGGGATTTTGAAGGTCAAGTTGGGCACAGAGCGCGATGAGCAGATCGTGGAAGCGTTGCGCGAAGAAGCGCCGAACGTGGCCCTGCGGGTGGATGCCAACGCCGCGTGGACGCGCCCGCAGGCGAAACGGATGCTGGGCGTGCTGGACGCGGCCCGCGTGGAGTTTGTAGAGCAGCCCCTCGCGGCGGCGGATTTGGAGGGGCACGCCGCGCTGCGGGCGGTGTCCCACGTGCCCATCGTGGCCGACGAGAGCCTGCACTCTGTCTCGGATGTGCCTGCTTTGGCGGCGGCCTTTGACGGCGTGAACCTGAAATTGGCGAAACTGGGGGGGCCGTTGCAAGCCCTACACGCGCTGAGGTTGGCCCGCACGCACGGCCTACAGGTCATGATGGGCTGCATGATCGAAAGTTCGCTGGGCATCTCGGCGGCGGCACAGTTGGCAGGCGCGTGCGACTGGGCCGACTTGGACGGGGCGTTGCTGCTGGCTGACGACCCTTACACGGGGCTGGACTGGCAGGCCGGAACGGTGGGAAGGCCGACTGGCATAGGCTGGGGCGTGACGCGGGCGTGA
- a CDS encoding C40 family peptidase has translation MTAAPPLDTRLHAYDPERRLAETGLQGQLEGGDWHWLTPRARWAGNARLSLRAAPDAGAEQVSEALPGEPLSVLHREGDWSWVKTGHDGYPGWVRADGVLDGLPTGETLTVTALRAHAYARPKVSAPIMAELCFGAAVVQGSGENVTEGGRVWRPVLLPDGAAAWVQAVCFLPVSEGDLADFALRFLEVPYVWGGRSAWGLDCSGLSQVAYAAVGRALPRDADLQQEALTAVTEPTRGDLAFFPGHVGIMLDERRMLHANATHMRVTVETFGEGDYGTRLAASCTGFGRWTA, from the coding sequence ATGACTGCTGCACCTCCCTTAGACACGCGCCTGCACGCCTATGACCCCGAACGCCGCTTGGCCGAAACAGGCTTGCAGGGCCAGTTGGAAGGCGGGGATTGGCACTGGCTGACGCCGCGAGCGCGCTGGGCCGGGAATGCCCGCCTGAGCCTGCGGGCCGCGCCGGATGCAGGGGCCGAGCAGGTGAGTGAGGCCCTGCCGGGAGAGCCGCTGTCGGTGCTGCACCGGGAGGGAGACTGGTCGTGGGTTAAGACTGGGCACGACGGCTATCCGGGCTGGGTGCGGGCGGACGGGGTGCTGGACGGGTTGCCCACCGGAGAAACGCTGACGGTCACAGCTTTACGTGCCCATGCGTATGCCCGCCCGAAGGTCAGTGCGCCCATCATGGCCGAGCTGTGTTTTGGGGCGGCAGTGGTACAGGGCAGCGGCGAGAATGTGACCGAGGGGGGCCGGGTCTGGCGGCCTGTGCTGCTGCCGGACGGCGCGGCGGCGTGGGTGCAGGCGGTGTGCTTTTTGCCTGTTTCAGAGGGTGATCTGGCCGACTTCGCGCTGCGTTTTTTAGAGGTTCCGTATGTGTGGGGGGGCCGCTCTGCGTGGGGACTGGACTGTTCGGGGCTGTCGCAGGTGGCGTATGCGGCGGTTGGCCGGGCCTTGCCGCGTGATGCTGATTTGCAGCAAGAGGCACTGACGGCAGTGACCGAGCCGACGCGCGGAGATCTGGCGTTTTTTCCCGGTCATGTGGGCATCATGCTGGATGAGCGGCGCATGCTCCACGCCAACGCCACGCACATGCGGGTGACGGTGGAAACGTTCGGGGAAGGCGACTACGGCACGCGGCTGGCGGCGAGTTGCACCGGGTTCGGGCGGTGGACGGCTTGA
- a CDS encoding dipeptidase, with protein MLIDGHLDLAFNAALGRDLTLSLADLRRADPVAGETATVTFSELGAAGLRVCFGTLFALPKTAESPDGYEGHAGARRQALGQLEQYRRWEDGGQLRLLRTGAEVAAHLALEGAPPGVVLLMEGADPVRDVDDLAFWAAAGVRVIGPAWGRTRYAGGTEAPGPLTAAGRELVGAMASLGIALDASHLDDASFWDAAELHPRMIATHANSRSIVAGNRHLTDDMARAIAEKDGVTGLVYHSRFIGAGWQDGDERAPLSGLAAHAAHYAGLIGWNRVALGTDLDGGFGQEKCPAGVDSYRDVPGSADVLPPEVRAGVLGENWARWMTQYL; from the coding sequence GTGCTGATCGACGGACATCTGGACTTGGCGTTCAATGCCGCGCTGGGACGGGACTTGACCTTATCGCTGGCAGACTTGCGGCGCGCTGATCCGGTGGCGGGCGAAACGGCCACCGTGACATTTTCGGAGCTGGGGGCGGCGGGCCTGCGCGTGTGCTTCGGGACGCTGTTTGCCTTGCCCAAAACCGCCGAGAGCCCGGACGGGTACGAGGGTCACGCCGGGGCACGGCGGCAGGCATTGGGGCAACTGGAGCAGTATCGGCGCTGGGAAGACGGCGGGCAGCTGCGGCTCCTGAGAACGGGCGCGGAGGTGGCGGCACATCTGGCACTGGAGGGCGCACCCCCTGGTGTCGTCCTGCTGATGGAAGGTGCTGACCCGGTGCGGGATGTGGATGATCTGGCGTTTTGGGCAGCGGCGGGCGTGCGGGTCATCGGCCCGGCGTGGGGGCGTACCCGGTACGCGGGCGGCACGGAAGCGCCCGGCCCTCTCACGGCGGCGGGGCGGGAACTGGTGGGGGCGATGGCGTCGCTGGGCATAGCGTTGGACGCCTCGCATCTGGACGATGCCAGCTTCTGGGACGCCGCAGAGTTGCACCCGAGGATGATCGCCACACACGCCAACAGCCGTTCCATCGTGGCCGGAAACAGACACCTGACCGACGACATGGCCCGCGCCATTGCCGAGAAGGACGGCGTGACCGGGCTGGTCTACCATTCACGCTTTATTGGGGCGGGCTGGCAAGACGGCGACGAACGTGCCCCGCTGAGCGGGTTGGCCGCCCACGCCGCGCACTATGCGGGCCTGATCGGGTGGAACCGTGTTGCCCTCGGCACCGATCTGGACGGCGGATTCGGGCAGGAAAAGTGCCCGGCGGGGGTGGACAGCTACCGCGATGTGCCGGGCAGTGCGGACGTGCTGCCCCCAGAGGTGCGGGCCGGGGTGCTGGGGGAAAACTGGGCGCGGTGGATGACGCAGTATCTGTAG
- a CDS encoding hemolysin family protein, which produces MGNPLFEFAILVLLLLVNGLFSGSELGVMSARKSRLQAQAASGQRRAAQALDLAERPGVFLATVQIGITLIGTISAIFAGGSLTGPFTAALRPLLGDAADTVASVAVILLVTFLSLVLGELAPKSIALRNPEALAVRVAPLFQVLSRVARPVVWLLETTTRGLLWLAGLRGEPQERITEEDVRALMVQATESGSLEDVETERIERVLRFNDRRARELMTPWLDVVTLDARLSLEALVDQVLAHPHDHYPVVDARGEVIGQLDVVDILRAVQTGEALTDLLRPVVFIPETAWAEDVLSRLTREGLRRLAVAVDEYGTSSGLLTSTDLLTELAGTDAPGDDLIVRRDDGSFLVDGGLPMHILRQTLPLPQQDREDFSTLAGYVLEALGEFPQVGAVAEVGGWTLEVVDVDGPRLDRILIVPPQP; this is translated from the coding sequence GTGGGCAATCCTCTGTTTGAATTCGCCATCCTCGTGCTGCTGCTGCTCGTCAACGGGTTGTTCTCCGGCTCCGAACTGGGCGTCATGTCGGCCCGCAAGTCGCGCCTGCAAGCTCAGGCCGCTTCCGGACAGCGCCGCGCCGCGCAAGCCCTCGATCTGGCCGAGCGCCCCGGCGTCTTCCTCGCCACCGTTCAGATCGGCATTACCCTGATCGGCACCATCAGCGCCATCTTCGCGGGCGGCAGTCTGACTGGGCCTTTTACGGCGGCGCTGCGGCCCTTGCTGGGCGACGCTGCCGATACAGTCGCTTCGGTGGCCGTCATCCTGCTGGTCACGTTCTTGTCCCTGGTGCTGGGCGAGCTGGCCCCCAAAAGCATCGCCCTGCGAAATCCCGAAGCCCTCGCCGTCCGGGTGGCCCCCCTTTTTCAGGTGCTGTCACGGGTGGCGCGGCCCGTGGTGTGGCTGCTGGAAACCACCACGCGGGGGCTGCTGTGGCTGGCCGGGTTGCGCGGAGAACCCCAAGAACGGATTACGGAAGAAGACGTGCGCGCCCTGATGGTTCAGGCCACCGAGAGCGGCAGTTTGGAAGACGTGGAAACCGAGCGGATCGAGCGCGTCCTGCGCTTCAATGACCGCCGCGCCCGCGAACTGATGACGCCCTGGCTGGACGTGGTGACCCTCGACGCCCGGCTGTCTCTGGAAGCGCTGGTGGATCAGGTGTTGGCCCATCCGCACGATCATTACCCGGTGGTGGACGCACGCGGCGAGGTGATAGGCCAACTGGACGTGGTGGACATCCTGCGCGCGGTGCAAACCGGAGAAGCCCTCACGGACTTGCTGCGCCCGGTGGTCTTCATTCCCGAAACCGCCTGGGCCGAAGATGTCCTGAGCCGCCTGACCAGAGAAGGCCTGCGCCGCCTCGCTGTGGCTGTCGATGAATACGGCACGTCGTCGGGGCTACTGACCTCCACCGACCTGCTGACCGAACTGGCCGGAACAGACGCGCCGGGCGATGACCTGATCGTGCGCCGGGACGACGGCTCGTTTCTGGTCGACGGCGGCCTGCCCATGCACATCCTGCGCCAGACCCTGCCCTTGCCGCAGCAAGACCGGGAAGACTTCAGTACGCTGGCCGGATACGTCCTCGAAGCGCTGGGCGAATTTCCGCAGGTGGGCGCGGTGGCCGAAGTCGGCGGCTGGACGTTGGAAGTGGTGGACGTGGACGGCCCGCGCCTCGACCGAATCCTGATCGTGCCGCCGCAGCCCTGA